The genomic interval CTATTCCGTGCGACGCTTCAGGAAGCTTGTCGCCGAACATGGCTAGAAATCCAGAGTCGCCCAAGTAAAAGAAAGCCGCAATCGGTATAACCGGTCCAAATACTTTGAAGCCGAATAGGAAGCCTTCAATTAAATAACTAGTCGTTTTCTCGAACCCTTTGCCACGGTGTGTCAGCATTGTAATGAACAGCATAATGAGTATGGCTGTTCCGCCAATCAGCGCAGTGGCATCACCGCCTTGAAGCTTAAGCGCGAACATGGCTGCCACATCAAGTGCGAATAACAAAGGAATAATTGCTGCGAGCCAGCGCTTTGTACTCAGTGACAGCGCATTCCGGTCGGCATCGAAGCTGGGGTCGTTTGATGGATCTGGCCCTGTGGCTGAAAGGACAAGTCCATCACGCCATGTACCAAGTTTCTGATCACGTCGCATTATCCAGTAGGCAGCGACGGTTGTGACAACCCCCATGACAATGACTAACGGAATGCTGGCCTGCATGACGGAGCTGACAGGAATACCAGCAGCATCCGCAGTAAGCTTAGGTGCGCCTTGGATGATATAATCACCAGACAAGGCGATGCCATGTCCGAATAAATTCATCGCGACTGCTGCTCCGAGTGCAGGCAGCCCAACACGCAAAGCTACAGGGAGTAAGACGGCACCGATGAGTGCAACCGCTGGCGAAGGCCAGAAGAAAAATGAGGTTACCATCATAATTAAGCCGATTCCCCAGAAGGCGAGCGCGGGTGTTCTAAGAAAACGGGTAAACGGAGATATCATAATCTCGTTTATACCGGTTCGAATAAGGATACGACTCATGGCGACGATGATGGATATAATTAAAATCGTTCCCAGCAATTCTTTTATGGCAAAGATAAAGCTGTTAAAAATACCGCTTACAGAACCGCTTGCCGATGTGGTTGCTAGTATTCCAATTCCTAAGATCCCGGCAATACAAATAAGCGTTGTATCGCGTCGCATCAGCATAAATCCAATGATTGCGATAATAAAGGTCAAATAAACCCAGTGAATCGCCGATAAATGAATATCCATCTCGATCATCTCCTTGTGACATACACGAAACCAGCATGAGCTGTTAATCGTACAGTAATGTATGCATCAACTCGAATAGGCGTTCATCTCGGTAGTAGGATGATTATGACAAGGAGGTTGCTTATGATTAAACGAGGCGTTTCGATAATATTGCTCTCCATAATGCTAATGACATCTGGGTGTGGTATTATTGATCAAGTAGGTCAAACGGTAAATTTTGCAACAGAAACGACGGATTACTTACAAACGTTAACGGATTTCGGACAAGATATGAATACACTTGCAGAGCAAGCAGTGACGGATTTGGACAAAAGAACGGATTTAAAGGAGAAGCTTCTTGCTTTGAAGGAACAGGTTGTCCATTATGAGGGACTGCAGGTACCTGATTACGCAAAAGATATCCATCAATCGATTGCCGATTACAACGCGACGCTGCAGCAGGGTATCGATCAAGCTCTAACGAATATTGAGCAGGGTAGAGCTGCTTTTGAATCGACGGGTATTCCAGATACGATCAACAAAATTAACGAGCTGTTAAATCAAATCAATCAGCTCGCACCGTAATGAACGTTGAGAAAGGAAGAACAGAAGTGATTAACATCAATGTATTACAGGCCACTATGACGTATTCGAAAGAAGACGGTTACGTAGGCAATGTTCAATTCGGGGTAGAAGGACATAAGAATGAGTATGAAATTGCACTGCACAGCAAGCGGGGCAAAGAGTGGGGTTATGGCTTGTTTTTCCTTCATGAATCAGGCAAGGAAGAAGAACTGCTGGCACTTGAGGATTTGTTAGAGGAAGATGACGAGTTGTTTGATTTCTTCATCGATACAGCCAAGGAAAAGCTAGTAAAGGAAGAAAAACAGGAATAAAAAATGATTAGAAAAGCTCATGCTGGCACACCGACAGGTGCACTTGCATGAGCTTTGTTTGTTAATGACCACCTGATGAAGTTAAGCCCAAATGACGTATAATTAATTTGCTTTCCTCATTGAGCCCCGTAAATGAAACTTTCTTGTTCAGCTGCTCATATTTGTTTTTAACCTTCGCTATGGCGGTTACCGCGGATTGATCCCATACATGCGAGCCGCTAAAGTTAATGGTCACATGTGTTGGATCGTCTTTATAATTAAAAAGAGTCACAAAACGACTGGTTGTCCCGAAAAACAACTGTCCGGTTACATGATACGTAAGATTCTTCGAGCGTTCACCTGCGATGGAAACGCGGATTTTCGCCATTTTACCAACGAATACAAATGCACTTAGCACAACTCCAGCAAATACGCCTTTAGACAAGTCATGTGTGATAAGAACAATAACTACTGTAACGATCATGATTAGCGCATCGGTACGTGGAACTTTATGAATATGAAATACTGATTTCCAATCAAATGTGCTAATAGATACCATAATCATGACGCCGACTAAAGCAGCCATCGGAATTTTATTGACGACATCACTTAATACCATAATAAGAAAGAGCAGGAACGAGCCAGCTACGAATGTGGAAAGCCTAGTTCGGCCGCCTGATTTCACATTGATAACCGATTGACCAATTAATGCA from Paenibacillus sp. FSL K6-3182 carries:
- a CDS encoding DUF6376 family protein, with amino-acid sequence MIKRGVSIILLSIMLMTSGCGIIDQVGQTVNFATETTDYLQTLTDFGQDMNTLAEQAVTDLDKRTDLKEKLLALKEQVVHYEGLQVPDYAKDIHQSIADYNATLQQGIDQALTNIEQGRAAFESTGIPDTINKINELLNQINQLAP